In Malus sylvestris chromosome 16, drMalSylv7.2, whole genome shotgun sequence, the following are encoded in one genomic region:
- the LOC126607212 gene encoding uncharacterized protein LOC126607212 isoform X1 gives MSGMYCVGESSNNGNKRHFYQGESSNTGANRQVHYGGLLTQNGSNFNGNVGFVGQYQRSSGYNYNGIAGNSYNGNAGGNKKFGGFNGPRNNYRPWNNAGYNGGNGSNGGFSGSSGSYQSKNGSSSRGSSSNFWSNLNGNNGQRSNVIPECQICSKRGHTAPNCFYRNEQQLVYGGSIPECQICGQRSHVALNCYHMRNYAFQGATHHMMGDMADLNLVTLFEGDQKIIVGNGKRPQ, from the exons aTGTCAGGTATGTATTGTGTAGGGGAGTCTTCCAACAATGGAAATAAGAGACATTTCTATCAGGGTGAATCATCCAACACTGGAGCAAATAGACAAGTACATTATGGAGGTCTTTTAACTCAGAACGGTTCTAACTTCAATGGCAATGTTGGCTTTGTTGGTCAGTATCAAAGATCTTCAGGGTACAACTACAATGGCATTGCTGGGAATAGTTATAATGGCAATGCAGgtggaaataaaaaatttggggGTTTTAATGGTCCAAGAAATAATTATAGACCTTGGAACAATGCAGGGTATAATGGTGGCAATGGAAGCAATGGAGGCTTTTCTGGTTCCTCAGGTAGTTATCAATCTAAGAATGGTTCATCTAGTAGAGGTTCTTCTAGTAATTTTTGGTCTAACTTGAATGGCAATAATGGTCAGAGATCTAATGTCATACCTGAGTGTCAAATTTGCAGCAAACGTGGACACACTGCACCAAACTGTTTTTACAGAAATGAACAACAACTTGTCTATGGTGGTTCAATTCCAGAGTGTCAGATTTGTGGACAACGAAGTCATGTAGCACTCAATTGTTATCACATGAGGAACTATGCTTTCCAAG GTGCTACACACCATATGATGGGAGATATGGCTGACTTAAACTTGGTCACACTTTTTGAGGGAGATCAAAAGATAATAGTGGGAAATGGAAAGCGTCCCCAGTGA
- the LOC126607212 gene encoding uncharacterized protein LOC126607212 isoform X2, giving the protein MYCVGESSNNGNKRHFYQGESSNTGANRQVHYGGLLTQNGSNFNGNVGFVGQYQRSSGYNYNGIAGNSYNGNAGGNKKFGGFNGPRNNYRPWNNAGYNGGNGSNGGFSGSSGSYQSKNGSSSRGSSSNFWSNLNGNNGQRSNVIPECQICSKRGHTAPNCFYRNEQQLVYGGSIPECQICGQRSHVALNCYHMRNYAFQGATHHMMGDMADLNLVTLFEGDQKIIVGNGKRPQ; this is encoded by the exons ATGTATTGTGTAGGGGAGTCTTCCAACAATGGAAATAAGAGACATTTCTATCAGGGTGAATCATCCAACACTGGAGCAAATAGACAAGTACATTATGGAGGTCTTTTAACTCAGAACGGTTCTAACTTCAATGGCAATGTTGGCTTTGTTGGTCAGTATCAAAGATCTTCAGGGTACAACTACAATGGCATTGCTGGGAATAGTTATAATGGCAATGCAGgtggaaataaaaaatttggggGTTTTAATGGTCCAAGAAATAATTATAGACCTTGGAACAATGCAGGGTATAATGGTGGCAATGGAAGCAATGGAGGCTTTTCTGGTTCCTCAGGTAGTTATCAATCTAAGAATGGTTCATCTAGTAGAGGTTCTTCTAGTAATTTTTGGTCTAACTTGAATGGCAATAATGGTCAGAGATCTAATGTCATACCTGAGTGTCAAATTTGCAGCAAACGTGGACACACTGCACCAAACTGTTTTTACAGAAATGAACAACAACTTGTCTATGGTGGTTCAATTCCAGAGTGTCAGATTTGTGGACAACGAAGTCATGTAGCACTCAATTGTTATCACATGAGGAACTATGCTTTCCAAG GTGCTACACACCATATGATGGGAGATATGGCTGACTTAAACTTGGTCACACTTTTTGAGGGAGATCAAAAGATAATAGTGGGAAATGGAAAGCGTCCCCAGTGA
- the LOC126607212 gene encoding uncharacterized protein LOC126607212 isoform X3 encodes MSGMYCVGESSNNGNKRHFYQGESSNTGANRQVHYGGLLTQNGSNFNGNVGFVGQYQRSSGYNYNGIAGNSYNGNAGGNKKFGGFNGPRNNYRPWNNAGYNGGNGSNGGFSGSSGSYQSKNGSSSRGSSSNFWSNLNGNNGQRSNVIPECQICSKRGHTAPNCFYRNEQQLVYGGSIPECQICGQRSHVALNCYHMRNYAFQGAGQGNKDNINERTK; translated from the exons aTGTCAGGTATGTATTGTGTAGGGGAGTCTTCCAACAATGGAAATAAGAGACATTTCTATCAGGGTGAATCATCCAACACTGGAGCAAATAGACAAGTACATTATGGAGGTCTTTTAACTCAGAACGGTTCTAACTTCAATGGCAATGTTGGCTTTGTTGGTCAGTATCAAAGATCTTCAGGGTACAACTACAATGGCATTGCTGGGAATAGTTATAATGGCAATGCAGgtggaaataaaaaatttggggGTTTTAATGGTCCAAGAAATAATTATAGACCTTGGAACAATGCAGGGTATAATGGTGGCAATGGAAGCAATGGAGGCTTTTCTGGTTCCTCAGGTAGTTATCAATCTAAGAATGGTTCATCTAGTAGAGGTTCTTCTAGTAATTTTTGGTCTAACTTGAATGGCAATAATGGTCAGAGATCTAATGTCATACCTGAGTGTCAAATTTGCAGCAAACGTGGACACACTGCACCAAACTGTTTTTACAGAAATGAACAACAACTTGTCTATGGTGGTTCAATTCCAGAGTGTCAGATTTGTGGACAACGAAGTCATGTAGCACTCAATTGTTATCACATGAGGAACTATGCTTTCCAAG GTGCAGGACAAGGCAACAAAGACAATATTAATGAGAGGACAAAGTAA